Proteins encoded by one window of Actinocorallia herbida:
- a CDS encoding DUF1365 domain-containing protein, with protein MTPALYECVITHARAAPVRNVFTLRTYLWLVDLDHLPSRGPLARFRGRDHGDGGDLRADLTAFLAGHGLPRPGRVTMLCHARVLGHVFNPLTVFWCRAEDGSALCTVAEVHNTYGGRHRYLLRPDEKGRAETAKEFYVSPFLPVEGAYRLSLPEPDGRLSLSVALHLPDGPPFTASVRGEGRPATWTALLAAFLRHPVAPLVGAARIRTKGIALYLRGVPVVPRDPTPCDTTSRDTIRRAP; from the coding sequence GTGACGCCCGCCCTGTACGAGTGCGTCATCACCCACGCCAGGGCGGCGCCCGTCCGCAACGTGTTCACGCTCCGGACCTACCTGTGGCTGGTCGACCTCGACCACCTGCCCTCCCGCGGCCCGCTCGCGCGCTTCCGCGGCCGCGACCACGGCGACGGCGGCGACCTGCGCGCGGACCTCACCGCGTTCCTCGCCGGGCACGGCCTGCCCCGGCCGGGACGCGTGACCATGCTGTGCCACGCGCGCGTCCTCGGGCATGTGTTCAACCCCCTGACCGTCTTCTGGTGCCGCGCCGAGGACGGCTCCGCGCTCTGCACCGTCGCCGAGGTGCACAACACCTACGGCGGCCGCCACCGCTACCTCCTGCGCCCCGACGAGAAGGGCCGCGCGGAGACGGCCAAGGAGTTCTACGTCTCCCCGTTCCTGCCCGTCGAGGGCGCCTACCGGCTCAGCCTTCCAGAGCCCGACGGACGGCTCAGCCTGTCCGTCGCCCTGCACCTGCCGGACGGCCCGCCCTTCACCGCCTCCGTGCGGGGCGAAGGCCGACCGGCCACCTGGACCGCCCTCCTGGCGGCCTTCCTCCGGCACCCCGTCGCCCCGCTGGTGGGGGCCGCCCGCATCCGGACCAAGGGGATCGCGCTGTACCTGCGCGGCGTCCCCGTCGTCCCCCGTGACCCGACCCCTTGCGACACCACCTCCCGCGACACGATCAGGAGAGCACCATGA
- a CDS encoding NAD(P)/FAD-dependent oxidoreductase, translated as MALSGFAVIGSGVSGLTAAHLLARRGTTTLYEADSRLGGHAHTHDLPAGDGRADGPTVPVDSGFIVHNDRTYPLLTGLFRELGVATRDTEMSMSVSCAGCGLEYAGARGLRGLLAGRPTRPYLGMLRQVPRFHRAARALLSGGDVFGGRLREDDPTVGEFLRAGAFTRYFTAHFAKPLVAAVWSCPPGTAMDYPARHLFAFLDNHGMLSVNGSPQWKTVVGGSRVYVERIAAGLPEVLRDTPVRAVVRHADGVDVYDASGTTRSYAAAVIATHADQALAVLPDPSADEKRVLGAFTYSRNPTVLHSDTSVLPRASAARASWNYAMDLCAADVDRVRVSYDMNRLQGLPTAERYLVTLNGAVPARHVHARMVYAHPVFTRESVAAQKELPGLSDGRLAFAGAHHGWGFHEDGCRSGFAAARALGAIP; from the coding sequence GTGGCCCTCTCCGGATTCGCCGTCATCGGCTCGGGGGTGTCCGGCCTGACCGCCGCGCACCTCCTGGCCCGACGCGGCACGACCACCCTGTACGAGGCGGACTCCCGCCTCGGCGGGCACGCCCACACCCACGACCTGCCCGCCGGAGACGGTCGCGCGGACGGCCCCACCGTCCCGGTGGACAGCGGCTTCATCGTGCACAACGACCGCACGTACCCGCTGCTCACCGGGCTGTTCCGGGAGCTCGGCGTGGCCACCCGCGACACCGAGATGAGCATGTCGGTGTCGTGCGCGGGGTGCGGCCTGGAGTACGCGGGCGCGCGCGGCCTACGGGGGCTGCTGGCGGGCCGTCCCACCCGGCCCTACCTGGGGATGCTCAGGCAGGTGCCGCGCTTCCACCGTGCCGCGCGGGCGCTGCTGTCGGGCGGTGACGTGTTCGGCGGGCGGCTCCGGGAGGACGACCCGACGGTCGGGGAGTTCCTCCGGGCGGGAGCCTTCACCCGGTACTTCACCGCGCACTTCGCCAAGCCGCTCGTCGCCGCGGTGTGGTCGTGTCCGCCGGGGACCGCGATGGACTACCCGGCAAGGCATCTGTTCGCTTTCCTGGACAACCACGGGATGCTGTCGGTGAACGGGTCTCCGCAGTGGAAGACGGTCGTCGGCGGCTCCCGTGTGTACGTCGAGCGCATAGCCGCGGGGTTGCCCGAGGTCCTCCGGGACACCCCGGTACGGGCGGTCGTACGGCACGCCGACGGCGTGGACGTCTACGACGCCTCCGGCACGACGCGGAGCTATGCCGCCGCGGTCATCGCCACCCACGCCGACCAGGCCCTCGCGGTGCTGCCCGACCCGTCGGCGGACGAGAAGCGCGTCCTTGGGGCCTTCACCTACTCACGGAACCCCACGGTCCTGCACTCCGACACCTCGGTGCTGCCGCGCGCATCCGCGGCCCGAGCGTCGTGGAACTACGCGATGGACCTCTGCGCGGCGGACGTGGACCGCGTACGGGTCAGCTACGACATGAACCGCCTCCAGGGCCTGCCTACCGCCGAGCGCTATCTCGTCACCTTGAACGGGGCGGTCCCGGCGCGTCATGTGCACGCCCGGATGGTCTACGCCCACCCGGTCTTCACCCGCGAGTCCGTCGCCGCCCAGAAGGAGCTGCCCGGCCTCTCCGACGGCCGGCTCGCCTTCGCCGGGGCCCACCACGGCTGGGGCTTCCACGAGGACGGTTGCCGCTCCGGATTCGCGGCGGCCCGCGCGCTGGGAGCGATCCCGTGA
- a CDS encoding YbgA family protein yields MTAVRRGATPAAPATPLPAPVRPRIGASACLLGEPVRYNGGHARCKFLTEELDPLVEWVTVCPEIELGLGAPRPTLRLRTDGHLISRDGTVDHAEGIAAVNERVMPRFADLDGFVVKSRSPSCGLFGVSRYASGLPDERTDGQPVDRKGRGAFTAALVAAYPDLPVEEDGRLNDPLLREHFVERVFARARMRALFGAPWRPRDLVAFHSRHKLQILAHDPVGYREAGRVVARAGSDAPEDLVPAYAGVFAAALAVRPIRGRQVNALHHVLGPLSRRIGPVRRAGIVASIAAFSAGEAPLSVPVALLRHDAEAEGLTYLTEQTFLEPFPAALPLRHRL; encoded by the coding sequence GTGACCGCCGTGAGGCGGGGCGCCACGCCCGCCGCACCCGCGACCCCGCTGCCCGCCCCCGTGCGGCCCAGGATCGGCGCTTCGGCCTGCCTGCTCGGCGAGCCCGTGCGCTACAACGGCGGCCACGCCCGCTGCAAGTTCCTCACCGAGGAGCTCGACCCGCTGGTCGAGTGGGTGACCGTCTGCCCCGAGATCGAACTCGGCCTCGGCGCGCCCCGTCCGACCCTGCGGCTGCGCACGGACGGCCACCTCATCTCCCGCGACGGGACCGTCGACCACGCCGAGGGCATCGCCGCAGTCAACGAGCGGGTCATGCCCCGCTTCGCCGACCTCGACGGGTTCGTGGTCAAGTCCCGCTCGCCCTCCTGCGGCCTGTTCGGCGTGTCCCGCTACGCGTCGGGGCTCCCCGACGAGCGGACCGACGGCCAGCCCGTGGACCGCAAGGGCCGGGGCGCCTTCACCGCCGCCCTGGTCGCGGCCTACCCGGACCTGCCCGTGGAGGAGGACGGACGCCTCAACGACCCCCTGCTGCGCGAGCACTTCGTGGAACGGGTCTTCGCACGGGCCCGGATGCGCGCGCTGTTCGGGGCGCCCTGGCGGCCGCGCGACCTCGTCGCCTTCCACAGCAGGCACAAGCTCCAGATCCTCGCGCACGACCCCGTCGGGTACCGCGAGGCGGGCAGGGTCGTCGCCCGCGCCGGATCGGACGCGCCGGAAGACCTCGTGCCCGCCTACGCCGGCGTGTTCGCCGCCGCCCTCGCCGTCCGGCCCATCCGCGGCCGCCAGGTCAACGCGCTGCACCATGTGCTCGGCCCGCTGAGCCGCCGGATCGGCCCGGTGCGCCGGGCCGGGATCGTCGCCTCGATCGCGGCGTTCTCGGCCGGTGAGGCGCCGCTCAGCGTCCCCGTGGCGCTGCTGCGGCACGACGCCGAGGCCGAGGGCCTGACCTACCTGACCGAGCAGACCTTCCTCGAACCGTTCCCCGCCGCGCTCCCCCTGCGGCACCGCCTGTGA
- a CDS encoding RNA polymerase sigma factor, which yields MTTTFQELDGLTGLGARITRGDEAALAEAYERLAPAIRGYVRGTVPQGSVDDVIQLVFLEVWRCRERFDPARSLEAWVLAIARRRAIDVLRRESRHSGRAVPYTAAAGSWDNTASVGTAQDVRAALARLPEVQREAIALACFGRLTQREIADRLHVPLGTVKARTARGLRRLGELL from the coding sequence ATGACGACGACGTTCCAAGAGCTCGACGGCCTCACCGGCCTCGGCGCGCGGATCACCCGAGGCGACGAGGCGGCCTTGGCCGAGGCGTATGAACGCCTGGCCCCCGCCATCCGCGGATACGTCCGCGGGACGGTGCCGCAGGGGTCGGTCGACGACGTGATCCAGCTCGTGTTCCTCGAGGTCTGGCGCTGCCGGGAGCGGTTCGACCCGGCGCGCAGCCTGGAGGCCTGGGTCCTGGCGATCGCCCGGCGCAGGGCGATCGACGTCCTGCGCCGCGAGTCCCGGCATTCCGGACGCGCGGTGCCCTACACCGCGGCGGCCGGATCCTGGGACAACACCGCGTCCGTCGGCACCGCCCAGGACGTCCGGGCGGCACTCGCCCGGCTGCCGGAGGTCCAGCGCGAGGCGATCGCGCTCGCCTGCTTCGGCAGGCTCACCCAGCGGGAGATCGCCGACCGGCTTCACGTCCCGCTGGGCACGGTCAAGGCCCGCACGGCCCGCGGCCTGCGACGGCTCGGGGAGCTGCTGTGA
- a CDS encoding MerR family transcriptional regulator, with product MEGPGLSVGAVAHRLGVSASTLRTWDRRYGIGPSRRSEGAHRRYGAEDVARLEVMNRLILEGAPPGEAARVALGIPAPAAPRKPRGHGAGGKRVPLPAGSDRARGLARAAMALNGPAVLTAVREVLADEGVVPAWQGVLAPVLRGIGERYAATGEAVEVEHFLSALILACLAERAEPVDPANARPVLLACAPEEQHSLPLYALAAALAETGVAARNLGMRVPEKALADAVERIGPGAVFVWSQMHFTGDTGVLDRLPTGRPPLRVIAGGPGWRLPFPERVRYVATLEEAVAAVHECLGLVLPA from the coding sequence GTGGAGGGTCCCGGACTGAGCGTGGGCGCGGTGGCGCACCGCCTCGGGGTGTCGGCCTCCACGCTGCGCACCTGGGACCGCCGCTACGGGATCGGCCCCAGCAGGCGCAGCGAGGGCGCGCACCGCAGGTACGGCGCCGAGGACGTGGCGCGCCTGGAGGTGATGAACCGCCTCATCCTCGAAGGCGCCCCGCCCGGCGAGGCCGCGAGGGTCGCCCTCGGGATCCCCGCGCCGGCGGCGCCGCGTAAGCCGCGCGGCCACGGGGCCGGAGGCAAGCGGGTGCCTTTGCCGGCCGGCTCGGACCGCGCCCGGGGGCTCGCCAGGGCGGCGATGGCGCTGAACGGCCCCGCCGTGCTGACGGCGGTCCGGGAGGTCCTCGCCGACGAAGGGGTCGTCCCGGCCTGGCAAGGGGTCCTCGCCCCCGTCCTGCGCGGTATCGGCGAGCGTTACGCGGCCACCGGGGAGGCCGTGGAGGTGGAGCACTTCCTTTCGGCGCTCATCCTGGCCTGCCTCGCGGAGCGCGCCGAGCCCGTCGACCCGGCCAACGCGCGCCCGGTGCTGCTGGCGTGCGCCCCGGAGGAGCAGCACAGCCTGCCGCTGTACGCGCTGGCGGCGGCGCTGGCCGAGACCGGCGTGGCGGCCCGCAACCTCGGCATGCGGGTCCCGGAGAAGGCGCTGGCCGACGCCGTCGAGCGGATCGGGCCGGGCGCGGTGTTCGTCTGGTCGCAGATGCACTTCACCGGCGACACCGGCGTGCTCGACCGGCTGCCGACCGGCCGTCCGCCGCTGCGGGTGATCGCGGGAGGCCCCGGCTGGCGGCTCCCGTTCCCCGAGCGCGTCAGGTACGTCGCCACACTCGAGGAGGCCGTCGCGGCCGTCCACGAATGCCTGGGGCTCGTCCTCCCCGCTTGA